From Piscinibacter gummiphilus:
CTCGATGGGCACGGCAAACCCGATGCCGATGAAGGTGCGCTGCTCCGACGGGTTGAGGATGGCGGTCACGATGCCCACCACGCTGCCGTCCATCGTGACCAGCGGCCCGCCCGAGTTGCCGGGGTTGGCGGCGGCGTCGAACTGGATCAGGTTGGTCAGCTTGCGCTGACCTTGAGGCGAGCGGAACTCGCGCCGAAGGCCCGACACCACGCCGCCCGACACCGACGGCCCGATGCCGAACGGGAAGCCCACCGCGATCACCTCGTCGCCCGGTTGCAGGTCGGCAGTGGAGCGCATGGTCGCGGCGACCAGGTCGTCGGGAATGCTGCGGGCGCGCAGCACGGCGAGGTCGTGCTCGGGCTGCACGCCGATGAGCGAGGCGTCGGACTCGCTGCCGTCGGCAAAGGTCACCTTTAGCCGCTTGGAGCCGGCCACCACGTGCAGGTTGGTGAGGATGGTGCCGTTGTCGACGATCACCACGCCGGTGCCGATGGCATGGTTGGGCACGGGCGGGCCGTTCTCGGTCTTCTTCTTGGTGCTCTTGCCGCCCGGTGCCGCCTGGGGCGCGGGAGCATCGTCGGGCCCGTCGTCGCCTTCCACCCGCACCACGGATGGGGCGATGGCGGCATGGGCTTTGGCGTAGGCCGAGGGCAGGGGCTCTTTCTCGAGCGAGCGGCGCACCGAGGCATCGATGTCTTTCTGGGTGAGGGCGGCGCTGCCGGGGGCGAAGGCCCGCTGGCCGAAGGCGCCCAGCACCACCAGCAGCACGCCCACCGTGGCCCAGGCCAGGCGCTCGCGCCATGCCGATCGCTTGCGTGGCGCCACTGGCGCGGCGGCGGAGGCGCTCATGTCGGGTGCGGGCCGCACCGCAGCGGCGGTCGCGGGCGGCGACGGTTGTCGCGGCGAGCGGCTGTAGAGCGGAGCCTTTCTCATGCCTGCCACCTCCAGGTGTTCACGGGAGACTGCTGGATTCCAAACACCGCCGCCTCCTGCAGGCCGTTGCAGACCGTGTCGGCGACATGCACACCGTATCACGCCGCGGGCGTCCGTGCATGCTCAAGGCATCATCCGGGGCATGCGCTGGATCGACACCCACTGCCACCTCGATGCCCCCGAGTTCGACCCCGACCGCGACGGCGTCGTCGCGCGCGCCCATGCGGCGGGCGTGGCGCTGCAGGTGCTGCCGGCGGTGGCGGTGTCGAACTTCGAGACGGTGCGCCACCTTGCCCACCGGCACGGCCTGGCCTATGCGCTCGGCATCCACCCCTTGTGCGTGAACGACGCCGCGGAATCCGACCTCGCGGCGCTGCATGACGCGCTGCAGCGCCACCGCGACGACCCGCGCCTGGTGGCCGTGGGCGAGATCGGGCTCGACCATTTCGTGCCGGGCCTCGACCAGGCGAAGGCCCGGCATTTCTACGTGGAGCAACTCAAGCTCGCCCATGCCGCCGGCCTGCCGGTGCTGCTGCACGTGCGCCGCTCGGCCGACGCCTTGCTCAAGCAGTTGCGCCGCATTCCGGTGCGTGGCATCGCACACGCGTTCAATGGCAGCGAGCAGCAGGCGCAGGTCTTCATCGACCTCGGCTTCAAGCTGGGCTTTGGCGGGGCGATGACCTTCGACCGTGCGCTGCAGATCCGCCGCCTCGCCGAGACCGTGCCCGCCGAAAGCCTGGTGCTGGAGACAGACGCTCCCGACATCCCCCCGCATTGGCTTTACCGCACCGCCGCCGAGCGTGCGGCCGGCGAGACCTCGCGCAACGAGCCGGCGCAGCTGCCGCGCATCGCGCAGACCCTGGCCGACCTGCGCGGCTGGACGCCCGCCCAGGTGGCCGACATCACCTGGCGCAACGCACAAGTCGCACTGCCCCGGCTGGCCGCTCTGGCAGACTGACGGGCCCATGCCCCTTGCCCCCACTGCCGACACCGACCTGCTGCGCGGCCTGCCCCCCGTCATCGACCACCGCACACGCCTGCTCGTGCTGGGCAGCTTCCCGAGCGTCGCCTCGCTCGCCGCGGGTCAGTACTACGCCCACCCGCGCAACCACTTCTGGCCGTTGCTCTCTGCCGTGTGGGGGCTGGACCTTCGGGCACTGGCCTACCCGAAGCGCCTGCAAGAAGCGCTGAAGCGCGGCCTGGGCATCTGGGACGTCTACGCCCACTGCCGCCGCGAGGGCAGCCTCGACAGTGCGATCCGCGATGCCGAGTTCAACGACCTTGCAGGCTTGAAGGCCCAAGCACCGCAGCTGCAGGCCGTCGCCCACAACGGCGGCGAGTCCGCCCGCGCGATGCGCTTCACCGCCACGCTCGGCGTGCGCGTGCAGCGCCTGCCGTCCACCAGCCCCGCCAACGCCTCCTGGAGCTTCGAGCGCAAGCTGGCCGCATGGCGCGACGCGTTCGAGGCCCACGGCATTGCATGACCATGAAGAAGAACTCCAAGACGCAACCCGACATGGCCCCGGCCACGATCTCCGAATTCGAAGGGGTGCGCTACCTGCACCTCGGCACGCCCTGGGTGCAGGGCGCCATGCGCGTGCGCAAGCCGCACGCGCTCGAACTCGAATACGTGCAGCGCATGATGGTGTGGATGCTGTTTCGCAACCCCGCCTACGTGAGCAAGGCACATGCAGTGCAGCTCGGCCTCGGCTCGGCGTCGATCACGCGCTTCTGCCACCGCAACCTGCGCATGAAGACGACGGCGGTCGAACTCAACCCAACCGTGATCACCGCCTGCCGCATGTGGTTCAACCTGCCGGCCGACGACAAGAAGCTCACCGTGCTCAACCAGGACGCGGCCGTCTACGTGGCCGACGCGGCGCACATCGGCACCGCCGACGTGCTCAACGTCGACCTCTACGACCACGATGCCGCAAGCCCCGTGCTCGACGATCAGTCGTTCTACGACGCCTGCTACCGCCTGCTGGCAGACGAGGGGGTGATGACGGTCAACCTCTTCGGGCGAGACGCGAGCTTCGAGCGCAGCGCCGCGCGCATCGCCCAGGCGTTCGACGGCGACCCCGTGCTCAGCCTGCGGCCCACCAAGGAGGGCAACACGGTGGTCGTCGGCCTCAAGGGCATGGCCATGCCCGACCGCGACACGCTTGCCGCACGGGCGGAAACCATTGAAACTCTGACCGCATTGCCGGCCCGCAAGTGGCTGCGCATGATGCGCGCACTGCCTTCGCCTGAAGATCCCACATGAGCACTGCTCCCACCCAGACCGCCAAGCCCACCAAGCCTGTCAAACCCGTGTCGCACCCGGCGGGCCGGCTCGACTGGCGGCGCCTGCTGCGCTGGCTGCACGAAGACGGCGTCATCAGCTCGGCGATGCACGAGCAGACGGCGCAGCGCTTCGCCGCGGGCGACAGCGTGCAGCACCCGCTGGTGCGGCTGGCCAATGCGCAGCTGCTGCATGCGAAGAGTGGCAAGCCGCTCGACCTCGATCTGCTCACCGAGTGGCTGGCCGGCCACATCGGCATGCCCTATGTGCGCATCGACCCGCTGAAAGTCGACGTGGGGCGTGTGTCCGACGTGATGTCGATCACCTACGCCGAGCGGCGGCGTGCGCTGCCGCTTCAGTTCGGCTTGAACGAGGTGACGGTCGCGACCAGCGAGCCCTTCGACCTGGCCTGGGTGCCCGAGATCGAGGCGCACACCAAGAAGTCGCTCAAGCTGGTGGTGGCCAACCCCAGCGACATCGCCAAGTTCACGACCGAGTTCTACACGCTGCAGCGCTCGGTGCGCGCGGCCATCAAGACGGGCGAGACCTCGGCTGCCGCGAGCTTCGAGCAGCTGGTAGAGCTCGGCAAGACCAACAAGCAGCTCGACGCCAACGACCAGGGCGTGGTGCAGGTGGTCGACTGGCTGTGGCAATACGCCTTCGACCAGCGTGCGAGCGACATTCACCTGGAGCCGCGCCGCGAGCTGAGCGTGATCCGCTTCCGCATCGACGGCGTGATGCACACCGTCTACCAGCTGCCGCCGGGCGTGATGAACGCGATGGTCGCGCGCATCAAGCTGCTCGGCCGCATGGACGTGGTGGAAAAGCGCCGCCCGCTCGACGGCCGCATCAAGACGCGCAACCCGCAGGGCGACGAAGTGGAAATGCGCCTGTCGACCATCCCCACCGCCTTCGGCGAGAAGCTGGTGATGCGGATCTTCGACCCCGACACCACCGTCAAGAACCTCGATGCGCTCGGCTTCGGCACGCACGACGCGCAGCGATGGGAGCAGCTGGTCTCACGCCCGCACGGCATCATCCTCGTGACCGGCCCCACCGGCTCGGGCAAGACGACCACGCTTTACTCCACGCTGCGGCGCCTCGCCACCGACGAGGTCAACGTCTGCACCGTCGAAGACCCGATCGAAATGATCCAGCCGGCGCTCAACCAGACGCAGGTGCAGCCGGCGATCGACCTCAACTTCTCCGAAGGCCTGCGAGCGCTGATGCGCCAGGACCCGGACATCATCATGGTCGGCGAAATCCGCGACCTCGAGACCGCCGAGATGGCGATCCAGGCCGCGCTCACCGGCCACCTCGTCTTCAGCACGCTGCACACCAACGACTCGGCCTCGGCCATCACCCGCCTCACCGACCTCGGCGTGCCGCCGTACCTGATCGGTGCCACGGTGATCGGCGTGCTGGCGCAGCGGCTGGTGCGCACCTTGTGCGTGAGCTGCAAGCAGCCCGACCCTCACACCACCGCCGAAGCGATCGACGAAGTCATCAAGCCCTGGCGCATCAACGGCCGTGTCTCGGCCTACAAGCCGGTGGGCTGCCTCGAATGCCGCATGACGGGGTTCCGCGGCCGGGCCGGCCTCTACGAGCTGCTGAGCGTGAGCGAGGCGGCCGGCGCTTTCATCCACCCGACCCCCGACATCTCCAAGCTGCGCAAGCAGTCGTTGACGGAAGGACTGCGACCCCTGCGCCTGGCCGGTGCGATGAAGGTGGCCGAAGGCGTCACCACGCTGGAAGAAGTGCTGCGCTCCACGCCCGCGTGGGAGGCGTGACGCAGCACCGATGAACGTGCACCGAGCCGCGCTGTGTTCCACTCAGCGAGACACCTAGCTCGGTACGTGTAAACCACACACGGGCGCGGGGGTCTGGCTACCTAGAATCCCCCGCGAGTCATTAGCCGAGGAGCAAGGCCTTGAAAATCAAAAGCGAACGGGACTTCTGGTCCGGTCTCATGTTCCTCGTGGTCGGCATCGTGTTTGCCGTCGGGGCCACCAACTACAGCATGGGCACGTCGGCCCGCCCGGGGCCGGGTTACTTCCCGCTGCTGCTGAGCATCATCCTCGCCATCCTCGGCGCGATCGTGCTCTTCAAGAGCCTCACCATCGAGACCGAAGGCGGCGACCCCATCGGCAAGATCGCGTGGCGCCCGCTGCTCATCACCGTCGGCTCCATCGTGCTCTTCGGCGTGCTGCTGCCGCGCCTGGGCATGATCATCACGATCCCCATCCTCATCGTCGCGGTGAGCTTCGCGGGCGACGAATTCAAGTGGCGCGGCGTGCTCATCGCCGCGGTGGTGCTGACCTTCTTCTCGTGGGTGATCTTCGTGTGGGGGCTGAAGCTCACCATTCCGATGTGGCCTTCGTTCCTCGGGTCTTGAGACCCCGTCAGACGCACTACTACAAATCGAGACGACCATGGAACTGATCAACAACCTGATGCTGGGTTTCGGCGTGGCCTTCACGCTGCAGAACCTGGCCTATGCCTTCTTCGGTTGCATCCTGGGCACGCTGATCGGCGTGCTGCCCGGCCTTGGCCCGGTGGCGACCATCGCGATGCTGCTGCCGTCGATCTACGCGCTCGACGCCACGCCCGCGCTCATCATGCTGGCCGGCATCTACTACGGCGCGCAGTACGGTGGCTCGACCACCGCCATCCTGATCAACGTGCCGGGCGAATCGTCGTCGGTCGTGACCGCGATCGACGGCTACCAGATGGCCCGCCAGGGCCGTGCCGGCTCTGCGTTGGCGGCGGCGGGCCTGGGCTCGTTCTTTGCCGGTTGCGTGGGCACGGTCATCATCGCGGCCTTCGCGCCGCCGCTCACCGAGCTGGCCTTCAAGTTCGGCCCGCAGGAGTATTTCTCGCTGATGGTGCTGGGCCTCATCGGCGCCGTGGTGCTGGCCTCGGGCTCGTTGCTCAAGGCCATCTCGATGATCATCCTCGGCCTCACGATGGCGCAGATCAACACCGACGTGATCTCCGGCACCGCGCGCTACAGCTTCGACATCCCCGAGCTGACCGACGGCATCGGCTTCGTCGTGATCGCGATGGGCCTTTTCGGCTTCGGCGAAATCATCGCCAACCTCGGCCAGCCCGCCGAGCACCGCGAGGTGTTCACGAAGGAAGTGAAAGGCCTGTGGCCCACGCGTGACGACTTCAAGCAGGCCTGGCCTGCGGTGCTGCGTGGCACGGCGCTCGGCTCCGTGCTGGGTGTGCTGCCAGGCGGGGGAGCGCTGCTGTCGTCGTTCGCCGCCTACACGCTCGAGAAAAAGATCGCTGGCGACACCGGCCGCTTCGGCAAGGGTGACATCCGCGGCGTGGCGGGCCCCGAGTCGGCCAACAACGCCGGCGCGCAGACCTCGTTCATTCCGATGCTCACGCTGGGCATCCCGCCCAATGCGGTGATGGCGCTGATGGTGGGCGCGATGACGATCAAGGGCATCCAGCCCGGGCCGCAGGTGATGACGAGCAACCCGCAGCTCTTCTGGGGCCTGATCGCCTCGATGTGGATCGGTAACCTGATGCTGGTGGTGCTCAACCTGCCGCTGATCGGCATCTGGATCAAGCTGCTGACGGTGCCCTACCGCTTCCTGTTCCCCGCGATCACGCTTTTCTGCTGCATCGGCGTGTACACCCTCAACAACAACAACTTCGACGTCTACATGACGGCGATCTTCGCGGTGATCGGCTACCTGTTCTACAAGCTGAGCTGTGAGGGTGCACCGTTGCTGCTGGGCTTCATCCTCGGGCCGATGATGGAAGAGAACCTGCGGCGTGCGCTGCTGCTCTCGCGTGGCGACTGGAGCACCTTCGTCGTGCGCCCGCTGTCGGCTGGCCTGCTGATCGCCGCGGTGCTGCTGGTGGTGATCGTGATGCTGCCGTCGATCAAGAAGAAGCGCGAAGAGGCCTTCGTCGAAGACTGACCGCTGGCCGTCTCGCACCGACAAGCCGCCTCTCAGGGCGGCTTGTTTGTTTTGGAGGCGACACGTCTCACCGAATCGGACTAACCTTCGGGCTCCCGAGATCGAGGATTACGCATGACGCACGCATTCGACTGGACCACCGGCTACCCCACTCAGCGCCTGCCCGTCTTCGGGCGCAATGTCGTCTCCACCTCGCACCCGGTCGCGGCGCAGGCGGGGCTTCGCATGCTGATGAAAGGGGGCAACGCGGTCGATGCGGCCATCGCCGCGGCGGCGGCCATGACGATCGTCGAGCCGGTGAGCAACGGGCTCGGCTCCGACTCCTTCTGCATCCTCTGGGACGGGCAGCAGCTGCACGGCCTCAACGCCTCGGGCCGCGCCCCGCAGGCCTGGACGCGCGGCTACTTCAAGGCCAAGTACGGCGACGACGCGAAGAGCCCGCCGCAGCGCGGCTGGGACAGCGTCACCGTGCCCGGGGCGGTGGCCTCGTGGGTGGCCTTGAGCGAGCGCTTCGGCAAGCTGCCCTTCGGCGACCTGCTCGAGCCCGCCATCGAGATCGCCGAGCGCGGTTATGCGGTGCCGGTGGTGGTGCAGCAGAAGTGGGCCGCGGCCACGCCGCTGCTGGCCGAGCTGCCCGGCTTCGCACAGAGCTTCATGCCGCATGGCCGCGCGCCCGAGGTGGGGGAGTTGTTCCGCTTCCCCGGTGCAGCGAAGTCGCTGCGCCTCATCGCGCAGAGCAAGGGCGCGGCGTACTACGGTGGCGAGATCGCCGAAGCCGCGGCGCGCCATGCGCGCGAGCACGGCGGCTCGATCACGGTCGAAGACTTCGCCGGCTACAAGCCCGAGTGGGTCACGCCCATCGGCAAGACCTATGGCAGCCACACGCTGCACGAGATCCCGCCGAACGGGCAGGGCATCGCGGCCCTCATTGCACTCGGCATCCTCTCGCACTTCGACCTCACGTCGATGAAGGTCGATGGGGTGGACTCGCAGCACCTGCAGATCGAAGCGATGAAGCTCGCCTTCGCCGACGTCTACCGCTACGTGGCCGAACCAGCGAGCATGGAGGTCACGGCCGAGCAGCTGCTCGACGATGCGTATCTCGCCTCGCGCGCCAGGCTCATCGACATGAAGCGCGCGCAGGACTTCGGCGCGGGCAACCCGGTGAAGGGCGGCACCATCTACCTCACCGCGGCCGACGAGCGCGGCATGATGGTGAGCTTCATCCAGAGCAACTTCCAGGGCTTCGGCTCGGGCGTGGTGGTGCCGGGCTACGGCCTGTCGATGCAGAACCGCGGTCACGCCTTCAGCCTCGATGCGAAGAGCGCCAACGTGGTGTCGCCGGGCAAGCGGCCCTTCCACACCATCATTCCCGCCTTCCTCACGAAAGACGGCCAGCCGGTGATGAGCTTCGGCGTGATGGGCGCCAACATGCAGCCGCAAGGCCATATGCAGACGCTCGTGCGCATGCTCGACTACCGCCAGCAACCGCAGGCCGCCTGCGATGCGCCGCGCTGGCGCTTCAACGCGGGCCTGGAGATCAATGTCGAGAGCGCGATGAACCCGGCCACCGTGCAAGGCCTCGCCGAGCGCGGGCACCAGATGGAGGTCATCAACGACTCCTACCAGGACTTCGGCGCCGGCCAGTTCATCTGGCGACTGGGCGACCCGGCAGTGGAAGGGTATGTGGCGGCGAGCGACCCGCGGCGTGACGGGCAGGCGGTGGTGTACTGAGCATGACCTCGGGCTCGCTTGCGGCGGCTGCGCCGCACAAGGCCCTGTGGCCGGGTTTCGTCTTCGCCGCACTCGGCGCCATCGCGTTCTCGGGCAAGGCCATCATCGTCAAGCTCGCGTACCGCTACGGGGTGGATGCGGTCACGCTCATCATGTACCGCATGCTGTTCGCGCTGCCGATGTTCCTGCTGCTGTCGTGGTGGTCGGGGCGCGGCAAGGCGGCGCTCACGCGGCGCGACTGGCTGGCCGTCACGGGCCTGGGCTTCAGCGGCTACTACCTCGCAAGCTTTCTCGACTTCGCCGGCCTGCAGTACATCACCGCGAGCCTGGAGCGGCTCATCCTGTACCTCAACCCGACGCTGGTGCTCTTTCTCGGCGTGGTGCTCTTCAAGCAGAAGGTGACGCGGCGGCAGCTCATCTCGCTGGCGGTGAGCTACTGCGGCGTGCTGCTCGTCTTCGGGCATGAGGTCACGCTCTTGGGCAGCAACGTGGCGCTGGGCGCCGCGCTCGTCTTCGGCAGCATGGTGAGTTATGCGCTCTACCTCGTCTACAGCGGCGAGGAGGTCAAGCGCCTGGGCGCGCTGCGCCTCACCGGCCTCGCGACCTCGATCGCTTGCGTGCTGTGCATCGCGCAGTTCTTCATCCTGCGGCCGGTGAGCGCGATGGCGGTGGCGCCCGAGGTGATCTGGCTCAGCGTGCTCAACGCGGTGGCCTGCACCTTCTGCCCGGTGCTGCTGGTGATGCTGGCCATCGAGCGCATCGGTGCATCGATGGCCACGCAGGTGGGCATGTTCGGGCCGTTGTCGACGATCCTGATGGGTGTGGTGATCCTGGGTGAGCCGTTCACCGCCTGGATCGCGGCCGGTACGGTTCTGGTTCTTGCGGGCATCTGGTTGCTCGCCAAATGGAGGTAGTCACATGGATCTCGGTATTGAAGGCAAGTGGGCGCTGGTGTGTGCGGCCAGCAAGGGCCTGGGCAAGGGTTGCGCGCAGGCGCTGGTGAAGGAGGGCGTGAACGTCGTCATCACCGCGCGCGGGGCCGAGGCGCTGGAGGCCACGGCGGCCGAGCTGCGGGCGCTGAAGGGCGGCGAGGTGCGCGCGGTCGCCGGCGACATCACCACGCCTGAAGGCCGCGCCGCAGCGCTCGCCGCCTGCCCGCAGGTCGACATCCTCGTCAACAACGCAGGCGGCCCGCCGCCCGGCGACTTCCGCGACTGGGACCGCGACGCCTGGATCAAGGCGCTCGACGCCAACATGCTCACGCCCATCGAGCTGATGAAGGCGGTGGTCGACCCGATGATGTCGCGCGGCTTCGGCCGCATCGTCAACATCACCTCGGCGGCGGTGAAGGCGCCGATCGACATCCTCGGTTTGTCGAATGGCGCTCGCTCGGGCTTGACGGGCTTCACGGCGGGCCTCGCGCGCAAGACGGTGGCGAAAGGGGTGACCATCAACGGCCTCCTGCCGGGCCCCTTCGACACCGACCGCCTGCGTGTGACGATGGCCGGGGCTGCAAAGGCCGGTGGCGTGAGCATCGACGCGATCGCCGATCAGCGCCGCAAGCAGAACCCGTCTGGACGCTTCGGCACGCCGGAAGAGTTTGGTGCGATGTGCGCCTTCCTCTGCAGCGTGCATGGGGGATTCATCACGGGGCAGAACATCCTGATGGATGGGGGCGCTTACCCGGGGACGTTCTGACCGTCGGCGGGTTCGGAGCGACGCATCGGCCACGGGGTGAGGGGCTCCGTTCATGTCCCTTGTTGATGAACGCTCCCGCGTTCATCAATTCATTCCTTTACTTCACTGCGCCCCTCACCCCGTGGCCGATGCTCGAACCGGTGGTGGCATGCGGCATGTCACCGGCCGTGCCGGCGCGCGGAGCTGGGGTGTCGCATGGAGCGAAGTAAAGGAGGAGCAAAAGATCGCGGGAGCGACCTTTTGCGGGGGACATGAGCGGAGTGCGACACCCCAGCTCCGCGTGCTCGCTCAGACCGAAGATCGCCGCGAATTCACCACGATCCCCGCACCGATCAGCACGAACGCCGCCACGTGATACCAGCGCGGCGCTTCGCCCAGCCACAGTGCCGACATCAGGGCCGCAAACACCGGCGTGAGGTTGCTGAAGAACGCCGCAATTGCCGGCCCGACGGTCGACACGCCTTCCCCCCAGAAGCGATAGGCGAGCAGCGACGGCCCGATGGCCACATACGCCAGCGCCAGAACGACCATCGGCGACCAGTGGATCTGCGCCGGGCTCACCACGGCTTCGACTCCCGCGGCGCCCGCCGCCCACGCCGTACCGAAGATCATCTGCACCACGAGCAACTCGGCCCAGCCCCAGTCGGGCCGTGCCTCGCCGCGCATGTGGGCGGGTGGGCGCGCCAGCAGCCAGCTGTACCAGGCCCAGAGCGCGATGGCCACGAGCATCAGCAAGTCGCCGGGCAACAGATGCAGGTCGAGCAGCACCTTCAGGTCACCGCGCGAGATCACAAGGGCCACACCCGCGAGTGACAAAACGGCGCCGACGATCTGCGGGCGTGTGGGGTGCTCGCGGTAAAAGAGGATGCCGAAGAGCAGCATCCACAGCGGCATGCTCGACAGGATCAGCGTGACGTTGATCGGCGTGGAGGTCTGCAGCGCCAGGTACTGCAGCGAGTTGTAGGTGCCCACGCCGAGCACACCGATGAGCGCGAGGTAGGGCCAGCGTTCGCGGATGTCTTGCGGCCGCCGCCACAGCCGCGTGGCGAAGGGCAGCAGCAGCACGAGGGCGATCGCCCAGCGCATCGCACTCAACGCCATTGGCGGCACGGTGCCCACGAGCGCCCGGCCGACGACGGCGTTGCCGGCCCACAGCAGGGGCGGCAAGGTGAGATAGAAGGCAACGCGCGGGGTGATGGGGTGCTGGGACATCCCGCGAGTGTCTCAGGGCTTGCGGCTGCGGGTGGCGGGTGTACCCACACGCGGAAATGGCGCGGTTTGGCAGGGTAGTTCGACCTGCCGGCGACGCGCGTGATCCGCTACGCTTGCGGCACTGCGCAGCGATCCGGCTGAGCCCGACCCATGCACACCTCCGACCCGCTCAGCCTTTCGCACGTTTTCTACGTCAGCCGCTCGCTGGCGACGCCGATCGAGGTCGACAGGATCCTTCGGTGTGCGCGCGAGCAAAACAGCCACCGAGGCGTCACGGGTTCACTGCTGTTCACCGGAGGCCACTTCGCACAGCTGCTGGAGGGCACGCCAGCAGCCGTGGCCGACACGATGGCCATCATCGGCGCCGACCGGCGGCATACGGCCGTGAAGCGTCTCGCCGAAGGCGATCTGAGCCAGCGCCGCTTCGGGGCCTGGAGCATGGCATTCGCCGAGGCGCCGGGGGCCGACGACCTCATCGAGCAACTGCTCTCGTCGGCCGAAGTGCCTCCGGAGCGCGCGCAGCGCCTGATGAGGCTGATGTTCGAGACGGCGCCCCTCTAGGGCCTGCTCGCAAGGCACCCGGGCTCTACGAGCCTCGCACGAGCGGCGCTCGAAACTCGTAGCCCACCCGCGCCACGGCGTGCACGGGCACGAATGCCTGGCCGGCCTGCTCGATG
This genomic window contains:
- a CDS encoding DMT family transporter; its protein translation is MTSGSLAAAAPHKALWPGFVFAALGAIAFSGKAIIVKLAYRYGVDAVTLIMYRMLFALPMFLLLSWWSGRGKAALTRRDWLAVTGLGFSGYYLASFLDFAGLQYITASLERLILYLNPTLVLFLGVVLFKQKVTRRQLISLAVSYCGVLLVFGHEVTLLGSNVALGAALVFGSMVSYALYLVYSGEEVKRLGALRLTGLATSIACVLCIAQFFILRPVSAMAVAPEVIWLSVLNAVACTFCPVLLVMLAIERIGASMATQVGMFGPLSTILMGVVILGEPFTAWIAAGTVLVLAGIWLLAKWR
- a CDS encoding SDR family oxidoreductase, with translation MDLGIEGKWALVCAASKGLGKGCAQALVKEGVNVVITARGAEALEATAAELRALKGGEVRAVAGDITTPEGRAAALAACPQVDILVNNAGGPPPGDFRDWDRDAWIKALDANMLTPIELMKAVVDPMMSRGFGRIVNITSAAVKAPIDILGLSNGARSGLTGFTAGLARKTVAKGVTINGLLPGPFDTDRLRVTMAGAAKAGGVSIDAIADQRRKQNPSGRFGTPEEFGAMCAFLCSVHGGFITGQNILMDGGAYPGTF
- a CDS encoding DMT family transporter, producing MSQHPITPRVAFYLTLPPLLWAGNAVVGRALVGTVPPMALSAMRWAIALVLLLPFATRLWRRPQDIRERWPYLALIGVLGVGTYNSLQYLALQTSTPINVTLILSSMPLWMLLFGILFYREHPTRPQIVGAVLSLAGVALVISRGDLKVLLDLHLLPGDLLMLVAIALWAWYSWLLARPPAHMRGEARPDWGWAELLVVQMIFGTAWAAGAAGVEAVVSPAQIHWSPMVVLALAYVAIGPSLLAYRFWGEGVSTVGPAIAAFFSNLTPVFAALMSALWLGEAPRWYHVAAFVLIGAGIVVNSRRSSV
- a CDS encoding BLUF domain-containing protein, whose amino-acid sequence is MHTSDPLSLSHVFYVSRSLATPIEVDRILRCAREQNSHRGVTGSLLFTGGHFAQLLEGTPAAVADTMAIIGADRRHTAVKRLAEGDLSQRRFGAWSMAFAEAPGADDLIEQLLSSAEVPPERAQRLMRLMFETAPL